A single region of the Solwaraspora sp. WMMD406 genome encodes:
- the ugpC gene encoding sn-glycerol-3-phosphate ABC transporter ATP-binding protein UgpC has translation MATVTYEKASRIYAGTERPAVNQLDLEIGDGEFLVLVGPSGCGKSTSLRMLAGLEDVDEGRILIDDRDVTHLPPKARDIAMVFQNYALYPHMTVYENMAFALKLRRTSKSEIDQRVKKAAALLQLEEYLNRKPKALSGGQRQRVAMGRAIVREPQVFLMDEPLSNLDAKLRVQTRTQIASLQASLGVTTVYVTHDQVEAMTMGHRVAVLLDGVLQQVDTPRNLYDAPANVFVAGFMGSPAMNIKTVPLIEQGAVFADLVVPLSREQISAAQAGSGDNRVTVGFRPEDCDLVSATEGGMPMLVELVEDLGSDANVYGYATLDGTSERFVVRTDRRHMPRMNDTVFVRPRPGQHHVFHATDGHRL, from the coding sequence ATGGCTACGGTCACCTACGAGAAGGCGTCCCGCATCTACGCGGGCACCGAGCGACCCGCCGTCAACCAGCTCGACCTGGAGATCGGCGACGGCGAGTTCCTGGTGCTGGTCGGCCCGTCCGGCTGCGGTAAATCCACCAGCCTGCGGATGCTCGCCGGTCTGGAGGACGTCGACGAGGGCCGCATCCTCATCGACGACCGCGACGTCACCCACCTGCCGCCCAAGGCCCGCGACATCGCGATGGTCTTCCAGAACTACGCGCTCTACCCGCACATGACGGTCTACGAGAACATGGCCTTCGCGCTCAAGCTGCGCCGGACCTCGAAGTCGGAGATCGACCAGCGGGTCAAGAAGGCGGCAGCCCTGCTCCAGCTGGAGGAGTACCTCAACCGTAAGCCCAAGGCGCTCTCCGGCGGTCAGCGCCAGCGGGTCGCGATGGGCCGGGCGATCGTCCGCGAGCCGCAGGTCTTCCTGATGGACGAGCCGCTGTCGAACCTCGACGCCAAGCTGCGGGTGCAGACCCGTACGCAGATCGCCTCGCTGCAGGCCAGCCTCGGTGTCACCACGGTCTACGTCACCCACGACCAGGTCGAGGCGATGACGATGGGCCACCGGGTGGCGGTGCTGCTCGACGGCGTGCTACAGCAGGTCGACACCCCCCGGAACCTCTACGACGCACCGGCGAACGTCTTCGTCGCCGGCTTCATGGGCTCCCCCGCGATGAACATCAAGACGGTCCCGCTGATCGAGCAGGGCGCGGTCTTCGCCGACCTGGTGGTGCCGCTGAGCCGCGAGCAGATCTCGGCCGCGCAGGCCGGCAGCGGCGACAACCGGGTGACGGTCGGTTTCCGGCCCGAGGACTGCGACCTGGTCAGCGCGACCGAGGGCGGCATGCCGATGCTCGTCGAGTTGGTCGAGGACCTCGGTTCGGACGCCAACGTCTACGGCTACGCCACGCTCGACGGCACCTCGGAGCGGTTCGTGGTACGGACCGACCGTCGGCACATGCCACGGATGAACGACACCGTGTTCGTCCGGCCGCGTCCGGGCCAGCACCACGTGTTCCACGCCACGGACGGCCACCGGCTCTGA
- a CDS encoding family 16 glycoside hydrolase: MQSSTHPRRRGLLAALGASAVAAALVVGMTTNAQAATLFSADFENGSTSGWSKSGGSWEVVADGSQVLRQDNTGSNLARFFAGSTSWTDYQMQARVKPLSFNGTNRFVGIASRVASNTKMYRLALINSNRAELQVVNGSSITVLGSASLTVSTGTWYTLRIENSGDTIRGFVNGSQIGSGSDGSYRSGRIALVTGYGGASYDDVSVDTIGSVPDPTTPPPPTTAPPTTAPPTTAPPTTAPPTTAPPTTAPPTTAPPTTPPPSGDTVYVAPNGSDSAAGTISNPTTLASALTRIAPGGTIYLRGGTYRYSQTITIAQNNSGTSSARKKLYAYPGETPVLNFSAQSEDSANRGLEIGGSYWHIHGIVVERAGDNGILLAGNNNIVERVVTRHNRDSGLQLSRLIAGAPRDQWPANNLVLSSVSHDNVDSDGEDADGFAPKLTVGPGNVFRYTVAHNNIDDGYDLYTKSDTGPIGAVTLEYTLAYDNGTLSNGGQAGNGDRNGYKLGGEDIGVNHIVRGNIAYGNGKHGFTYNRNLGSMTVSNNVGVGNEERNFNFDGGSSVFRNNTSCDSGSTDRIIGNSDSSNQFWSGSNGSRCSSYSGSLSWSFASDGRLVVTIGGRVVNP; this comes from the coding sequence GTGCAGAGCAGCACACACCCGCGCAGACGAGGCCTGTTGGCCGCGCTCGGCGCCAGCGCCGTGGCCGCGGCGCTGGTCGTCGGGATGACCACCAACGCCCAAGCGGCCACCTTGTTCTCGGCCGACTTCGAAAACGGCAGCACCAGCGGCTGGTCCAAGTCCGGCGGCAGCTGGGAGGTCGTCGCCGACGGCAGCCAGGTGCTCCGGCAGGACAACACCGGCAGCAACCTGGCCCGGTTCTTCGCCGGCAGCACCAGCTGGACGGACTACCAGATGCAGGCGCGCGTCAAGCCGCTGTCGTTCAACGGCACCAACCGGTTCGTCGGTATCGCTTCGCGCGTCGCCAGCAACACCAAGATGTACCGACTGGCGCTGATCAACAGCAACCGCGCCGAACTGCAGGTGGTGAACGGCAGTTCGATCACCGTACTCGGATCGGCGTCGCTGACCGTCTCCACCGGCACCTGGTACACCCTGCGGATCGAGAACAGCGGCGACACCATCCGGGGCTTCGTCAACGGTAGCCAGATCGGCTCCGGCAGCGACGGCAGCTACCGGTCCGGCCGCATCGCCCTGGTCACCGGTTATGGCGGGGCCAGCTACGACGACGTCAGCGTGGACACGATCGGCTCCGTACCGGACCCGACGACCCCGCCACCGCCGACCACCGCGCCGCCGACCACCGCGCCACCCACGACGGCGCCGCCGACCACCGCGCCCCCGACGACGGCCCCGCCCACGACAGCGCCCCCGACGACGGCCCCGCCGACCACCCCGCCGCCGTCAGGCGACACCGTGTACGTCGCCCCGAACGGCAGCGACAGCGCCGCCGGCACCATCTCGAACCCGACGACGCTGGCCTCGGCGCTCACCCGGATCGCCCCCGGCGGCACGATCTACCTGCGCGGCGGCACCTATCGCTACTCGCAGACCATCACCATCGCCCAGAACAACAGCGGTACGTCGAGCGCCCGCAAGAAGCTGTACGCGTACCCCGGTGAAACGCCGGTGCTGAACTTCTCGGCCCAGAGCGAAGACTCGGCCAACCGAGGGCTCGAAATCGGCGGATCGTACTGGCACATCCACGGCATCGTCGTCGAACGGGCCGGAGACAACGGCATCCTGCTCGCCGGCAACAACAACATCGTCGAACGAGTGGTGACCCGCCACAACCGTGACTCGGGGTTGCAGCTGTCCCGGCTGATCGCCGGCGCGCCCCGGGACCAGTGGCCGGCCAACAACCTGGTGCTCAGCTCGGTGTCGCACGACAACGTCGACTCCGACGGTGAGGACGCCGACGGCTTCGCCCCCAAGCTCACGGTCGGCCCCGGCAACGTCTTCCGCTACACCGTCGCCCACAACAACATCGACGACGGCTACGACCTCTACACCAAGAGCGACACCGGGCCGATCGGCGCGGTGACCCTCGAATACACCCTCGCCTACGACAACGGCACGCTCAGCAACGGCGGCCAGGCCGGCAACGGCGACCGCAACGGCTACAAGCTCGGCGGCGAGGACATCGGGGTCAACCACATCGTGCGCGGCAACATCGCGTACGGCAACGGCAAGCACGGATTCACGTACAACCGCAACCTGGGCAGCATGACGGTGTCGAACAACGTCGGCGTCGGCAACGAGGAACGCAACTTCAACTTCGACGGCGGCAGTTCGGTGTTCCGGAACAACACCTCGTGCGACAGCGGGTCGACCGACCGGATCATCGGCAACTCCGACAGTTCGAACCAGTTCTGGTCCGGCTCGAACGGATCCCGGTGCTCGTCGTACTCCGGTTCTCTGAGCTGGTCGTTCGCCTCCGACGGCCGGCTCGTCGTGACCATCGGCGGCCGGGTGGTCAACCCGTGA
- a CDS encoding pectate lyase: MTAVVVGVALVAVLPGTAVAAGKDNDSDRLSWGARSLGRQVLPPNDGWAAAGPGTTGGSAAAPEQIHVVDSRAELIDALGGDNATNRTNATPKIIYVKGTVNGFEGISGCADLADPEYDFDEFLATYDPEVWGRVNPSGPLEDARRRSVTNQTQYTQINVGPNTTIVGLRGARLENLTLMVDSANNVIVRNIVFDDAYDCFPAWSPNDGEAGNWNSQYDLMSVRRSENVWVDHNTFTDGDNPDSAQPSYFGRPLQVHDGALDITHTASLVTVSYNRFDGRDKVMLIGSSNTVGPDVGRLNVTLHHNVFDGSLQRLPRIRFGQIDIYNNHYKLSGDGFQYAVGVGVQGAPYLENNAFHLGAGIATADLLYDWGGTVLTEKGSWVAEHRRPLRPASLLDAYNAANDPDLGSDAGWTPTLRHGPVLPAALVPLYTTLTAGAGKLPV, translated from the coding sequence TTGACTGCCGTCGTAGTCGGCGTGGCGCTTGTCGCCGTACTGCCGGGGACGGCCGTGGCGGCAGGCAAAGACAACGACTCCGACCGGCTGTCCTGGGGAGCCCGGTCGCTCGGTCGGCAGGTGCTGCCGCCCAATGACGGATGGGCGGCGGCCGGCCCCGGCACCACCGGTGGCTCGGCCGCCGCGCCGGAACAGATCCACGTCGTCGACAGCCGCGCCGAACTGATCGACGCCCTCGGCGGCGACAACGCCACCAACCGGACCAACGCCACGCCGAAGATCATCTATGTCAAGGGAACCGTCAACGGGTTCGAGGGCATCTCCGGCTGCGCCGACCTGGCCGACCCCGAATACGACTTCGACGAGTTCCTGGCCACCTACGACCCCGAGGTCTGGGGCCGGGTCAACCCGAGCGGTCCACTGGAGGACGCCCGACGTCGGTCGGTCACCAACCAGACCCAGTACACCCAGATCAACGTCGGACCCAACACCACCATCGTCGGCCTGCGCGGCGCACGGCTGGAAAACCTCACCCTGATGGTCGACAGCGCCAACAATGTCATCGTCCGCAACATCGTCTTCGACGACGCGTACGACTGCTTCCCGGCCTGGTCACCCAACGACGGCGAGGCCGGCAACTGGAATTCGCAGTACGACCTGATGTCGGTGCGCCGGTCGGAGAACGTCTGGGTCGACCACAACACCTTCACCGACGGCGACAACCCGGACAGCGCCCAGCCGAGCTACTTCGGCCGGCCACTGCAGGTGCACGACGGCGCGCTCGACATCACCCACACCGCCAGCCTGGTCACCGTCTCCTACAACAGGTTCGACGGCCGCGACAAGGTCATGCTGATCGGCTCGTCCAACACGGTCGGCCCGGACGTCGGCCGGCTCAACGTCACCCTGCACCACAACGTCTTCGACGGCAGCCTGCAGCGCCTGCCCCGGATCCGGTTCGGCCAGATCGACATCTACAACAACCACTACAAGCTGTCCGGCGACGGCTTCCAGTACGCCGTCGGTGTGGGCGTGCAGGGCGCGCCGTACCTGGAGAACAACGCGTTCCACCTCGGTGCCGGGATCGCCACCGCCGACCTCCTCTACGACTGGGGCGGCACCGTCCTCACCGAGAAGGGCAGCTGGGTCGCCGAACACCGTAGGCCGCTGCGGCCCGCCAGCCTGCTCGACGCGTACAACGCGGCCAACGACCCCGACCTGGGCTCCGACGCCGGCTGGACACCGACCCTGCGGCACGGCCCGGTACTGCCCGCCGCCCTCGTCCCGCTCTACACCACATTGACCGCCGGCGCCGGCAAGCTGCCGGTCTGA